GCGCCAGGATACGCGTGTACGCCTGACGTATAAAGGCCCCGGCGTCATCGTCAATGGGATTACCAGCCGTGAAGAGCTTGAAGTCGAAATCAGCGATTATGGCATGATGGATATTATCCTGGCACGATTGGGGTATCATCCCTTTATGGCCTACGAAAAATACCGCACCACGTATGAACTCAACAACGGCGAAATCGTCCTGGATGAACTACCCTATGGGAACTTCACGGAGATCGAAGGCGAAGTCGACACCATCGAGGCATTGATTACAAAGCTCAACCTGGCAGCGAACAGGCGCGTGCCGCAGAGTTATGCAGGTCTTTTCGATGTCGTCCGGCAAAATATGGAGCTCGATATGCCACATCTGACATTTGAAGCCTTCCAGGGGATTATTGTCCCTGAAGAAGCGCTCCAGCCCAATGTGCAGTCAACAGCCGACGACGAAGCAAAAGGCTAAAAAAAGCCTCGTCTGAAAAAAACCAGGCAAACCATGGCATTGTCAAACAATAAAGCATCGGACTGTATCAGACGGCGCAACCCATGATAAACTAGCGCGAATGACAGCATCACAATACAGGAGCTACCCGACCCAATGGGCAACACACTCATGAAGTACATCATCATCGTCGTGAGCATCGTGACTTCCGTCGCGTTTTTGGGCATTTCGGTCATTTCAACTTATGAAATTTTCCAGACGTTGCTACAGGGCGATGACCCGATACGTGGGGAAATGTGGGTTTTGTTGATCATGGCATTTACGGGTGGCGTCATTCTGTTAAGCATGGCCTGGGGCATTGCTGAACTGACGGAGAGCCGCCGTGTGCAGCGCGAAGTCCAGTTGAACCGCTCCACACAAGGCTACCACGACGACGAAGACATCTAGGCGTCTGGGTAATTTGCCCGACGCCACGGTGTAAGGATGGCTCGTCTGGGGTAAGAGTCGTTCCTGGCATATGGCGGCTGTGTTTACTTCTCACGACACAGGACGCTCAAATCCATCATCGTAACAATCACCTGACCACTAAGTGATACCGCCCATGATGGCGAGACGCTGCAGCTCATACAGATGGTTTCTATTATGGATCTAGCTCATCATACGCGCACGTATGGTCAAAGTACCTGTTTCCGCGCTATCAAACGACACGTGCTCAAGACCTCACAATCGTCTACAATAGAGACTGTCTTACTGCGGAAGTTATGCCAGCAATGACAACGCAAAGGCAAAAAACAACCCCTTCGTCCTCAACATCGACACCCACTCAACCGCAACTCAACCGTCAGGATCGTGTTGGTTTATGGGTGATCATCTTTATTTTGCTCATCTTGTACCAAATCATCGCCACGATAAAAGTGTTACAGTTACAAGATACGTTGCACATCCGCACCAGTATCCCGGCTCTATTCGCGCTGGGGATGAGTATCATATGGGTGATTAGCTTTAGTGGGGTTACCCTGGCGCTGCTGCGTCACAAGCGTGGTGCCAGCCGTTTTGCTATGGGTGTGGCTGTCGGGTTTATCGTCTACAACACCCTGCGTTTGGCACTGTTTGCCCAGGCAGATTATGATCGAGAGCGTCTGCCCTTTTTACTGCTTATCGCAGCGATCTTGCTGGTTGGGCCATTGCTATCATTGCTAAGGGATATCTGGCGCATTATTTACAAAGGGAGAGGTTTTTAACGCATGAATGCAAATCCCAAAATCAATTTGCTAGAGCAAAAACGTGCAGAAGGCCAATTAGGAGGTGGTGAAGACCGCATTCAACGCCAGCATGATGCTGGACGCAATACCGCCCGGGAACGGATTAACCTGCTTCTTGACCCTGGAACGTTCCGGGAAGTCGATGCTTTTATTGAGCATCGTGCGACGAACTTCGGCATGGATAAACAAAAATTCCTTGGTGATAGCGTCGTCACAGGCTGGGGTACCATCGATGGCCGCCTTGTCTATGTTTATTCCCAGGATTTCACAGTTTTTGGCGGCAGTGTTGGCCGGGTCCATGCCCAAAAAATCCTCAAAATTATGGAAATGGCGATGAAGACCGGCGCGCCAATCATCGGGTTGAACGACAGCGGCGGCGCTCGCATTCAGGAAGGCGTTGATGCGCTTTCCGGCTTCGCTGATATTTTCCTCCAAAATACCCTCGCCAGCGGTGTGATCCCACAAATCAGCGTCATCATGGGGCCATGTGCAGGCGGTGCCGTCTACAGCCCTGCGCTGACGGATTTCACCATTATGGTGCGTAATACCAGTTATATGTTCATCACCGGACCCAACGTTGTAAAGCAGGTCCTCAACGAAGACGTCAGCTTTGATGAGCTGGGCGGCGCGGATGTCCATGCGAGTGAATCCGGCGTGTGCCACCTGGTCGGCGAAGATGAAACAGAAGCGCTTTTGCTGGTCCGGGAGCTGCTGAGCTACCTGCCACAAAATAACATGGAAGACTCACCCTACCAGCCAACAACAGATGATCCGCTGCGGGCTGATGAACAGCTCAATACGTTCATCCCCAACGATGCGACAAAGCCTTACGATATGAAAGAACTCATCGAGATTATCGTTGACGATGGGCACTTCTTCGAAGTTCACGAAAATTATGCGGCCAATATCATCGTTGGCTATGCGCGCCTTGGCGGGCAAGCCGTTGGCATCGTTGCCAACCAGCCGATGGTGCTAGCAGGCGTATTGGATATCAATGCGAGCGAAAAAGCAGCGCGCTTCGTGCGGACCTGTGATGCCTTCAACATCCCCATTATCACCTTCGTTGATGTCCCAGGCTATTTGCCCGGTAAAGATCAGGAACATGCAGGCATCATCCGCAGCGGTGCGAAGTTGCTCTATGCATACTGCGAAGCCACTGTCCCCAAGCTCACCGTCACCACGCGCAAATCATATGGCGGCGCTTACTGCGTGATGAGCAGCAAGCACCTGCGTGGTGATCTGAACCTGGCATGGCCCACTGCTGAAATCGCGGTAATGGGCCCTGAAGGCGCCGTAGAGATTATCAATCGGCGTGAACTGGCAGAAGCAGACGACCCCGTCGCCAAAAAGAAAGAACTTGCAGAAGAATATCGCGCAACCTTCGCGAACCCGTACATTACAGCTTCACGCGGCTACATTGACGACGTGATTGTCCCGTCGGAAACACGTGCCCGGCTCATCAATGCATTGCAGGTGTTCGCCAACAAGCGCGATGACAACCCGCCGAAGAAGCACGGCAATATTCCGCTTTAAGGCAGGAGGGATGAATCATGGCAGATGTTCAACAGCGTAATATCACAAAAGTATTGATTGCCAACCGAGGCGAGATCGCCATGCGCGTTATCCGCGCCTGCCGCGACCTGGGTATTGGCACAGTAGCCGTCTATAGCGATGTCGACCGTACCGCGCTGCATGTGCGCTATGCGGATGAAGCAGTCCATATTGGCGCACCACAGCCGCGCGAAAGCTACCTGCGCATGGATAAAATCATCGAAGCGGCAAGGCGCACGGGTGCAGATGCGATCCATCCAGGTTACGGCTTCTTGGCAGAAAATGCCGAATTTGCACAGCAAGTCACGGATGAAGGCATCACGTTCATTGGCCCTGGCCCGGATGCAATCCGCGCGATGGGTGACAAACAATCCGCCCGCGAAGCGGTAAAACGTAACAATGTACCACTCATCCCAGGGACAGAAGCCGGACTGCATGATGATGAAGTCATCGCCGCTGCAGAGGGTATCGGCTTCCCGGTGATGGTGAAGGCCGTCGCTGGCGGTGGTGGTAAGGGTATGCGTATCGTCAACGATGCCGCCAGCCTACCCGCTGCGCTGAAATCAGCCCGCAGCGAAGCCGAGAGCGCGTTTGGCAATGGCGATATCTATATCGAGAAGATGCTCGTCGGGGCGCGCCATATTGAATTCCAGATACTGGCGGATATGCACGGCAATACCATCCATGTGGGCGAGCGTGAATGTTCGATCCAACGGCGGAACCAGAAGCTCGTCGAAGAAGCCCCTAGCGTTTTCATGGACCCTGAACTGCGCGAGCGTATGGGCAAAATGGCGATTGCCGCTGCCGAATCCGTCAATTACGTCAATGCAGGCACGATTGAGTGCCTTGTGGATAAGGA
The Phototrophicus methaneseepsis DNA segment above includes these coding regions:
- a CDS encoding class IV adenylate cyclase; its protein translation is MNSTKQETEVKLYTPNLVAVEEAVRSAGGTLVSERVFERNVRYENHEQSLTPQGIVLRMRQDTRVRLTYKGPGVIVNGITSREELEVEISDYGMMDIILARLGYHPFMAYEKYRTTYELNNGEIVLDELPYGNFTEIEGEVDTIEALITKLNLAANRRVPQSYAGLFDVVRQNMELDMPHLTFEAFQGIIVPEEALQPNVQSTADDEAKG
- a CDS encoding acyl-CoA carboxylase subunit beta, whose protein sequence is MNANPKINLLEQKRAEGQLGGGEDRIQRQHDAGRNTARERINLLLDPGTFREVDAFIEHRATNFGMDKQKFLGDSVVTGWGTIDGRLVYVYSQDFTVFGGSVGRVHAQKILKIMEMAMKTGAPIIGLNDSGGARIQEGVDALSGFADIFLQNTLASGVIPQISVIMGPCAGGAVYSPALTDFTIMVRNTSYMFITGPNVVKQVLNEDVSFDELGGADVHASESGVCHLVGEDETEALLLVRELLSYLPQNNMEDSPYQPTTDDPLRADEQLNTFIPNDATKPYDMKELIEIIVDDGHFFEVHENYAANIIVGYARLGGQAVGIVANQPMVLAGVLDINASEKAARFVRTCDAFNIPIITFVDVPGYLPGKDQEHAGIIRSGAKLLYAYCEATVPKLTVTTRKSYGGAYCVMSSKHLRGDLNLAWPTAEIAVMGPEGAVEIINRRELAEADDPVAKKKELAEEYRATFANPYITASRGYIDDVIVPSETRARLINALQVFANKRDDNPPKKHGNIPL
- the accC gene encoding acetyl-CoA carboxylase biotin carboxylase subunit translates to MADVQQRNITKVLIANRGEIAMRVIRACRDLGIGTVAVYSDVDRTALHVRYADEAVHIGAPQPRESYLRMDKIIEAARRTGADAIHPGYGFLAENAEFAQQVTDEGITFIGPGPDAIRAMGDKQSAREAVKRNNVPLIPGTEAGLHDDEVIAAAEGIGFPVMVKAVAGGGGKGMRIVNDAASLPAALKSARSEAESAFGNGDIYIEKMLVGARHIEFQILADMHGNTIHVGERECSIQRRNQKLVEEAPSVFMDPELRERMGKMAIAAAESVNYVNAGTIECLVDKDKNFYFLEMNTRLQVEHPVTELVHGIDLAKEQIRIARGRPMTYTSSFLRPKGWAIECRINAEDPYNNFIPSVGKITAFSSPKGPGVRVDSGVYSNYEITPYYDSMIAKLITTGDTRQEALLRMRRALDEFVIMGVKHNIPFHINLMNSVSFIAGQFDTRWVEERFNMGNYESDPTDEDLEIAAIAATLHAHRRRQLAAQVVAPAARDTSNWKWLSRWERIRR